The Microcoleus sp. AS-A8 genome segment GCTGCCACCCGCACGTTGACATCAGGAATCAACTGATTGATCAGACTGGATTTGCCTACGCCCGAAGGGCCAGCAAAGATGGTAATTTTATGATTGAGCTGCTTGCTCAGTTCCTCTAATCCCTGATGGGTGTGGACGCTGATCAATACAGGTTGGTAACCCCAATTTCTGAGACGACAAGTCCACTCCTCTAACTGTTCGTCTGAGACTAAATCTTTTTTATTCAAGCACAAACAAATCCCCAATTCCGTAGACTCTGCCTTCACCAGAAAACGAGTCAGTTGGTACGGGTCTAAGGGAGGGTCGGCTAAGGCAAAAACTAAGAGAATTTCGTCGGCATTAGCGACTGGAGGGCGGTCTAGCTGGGTTTTGCGGGGTAGGACTTCGGCGATCGCGCCTCGTTGGCCTTCCCAATCCGGTTCTTCTACCACAACGCGATCGCCTACCATTACGCGTTGACCAATTTTTTTCAGCCTTGTTCGACGAGTACACAGTAGCGTTACAGGTTGAATGTTAGAAGGTTGAATGTCCGTTTTAGGTTGAGGATGTTCAGATTGAACGTCATCTTCTAAACCTTCAACTTTCAACGTTCCCACCTTCAAACCTGGCTCTAACTGCACCTGATAGAAGTTGGCTTGCACCGCCACTACTGTTCCCCATAATGGTGTTGCTCCTGGGGACAACTTGCTATCACAGGGGAAGACACTCATGCAGGCGCTATTGGACGCCGTACATTCAGCGCAAAGTAGCCACTGCGATCTTCCACGGACTCAATTAAGTAGCCTTCCATCACCAAACTATCGGGCACCTGTTCAATGGGTTCTCCGGGGTCGAGCCACACTTCTAATAAGGCTCCTGGTGTCATTTGCTCGATTGCGAGTTTGGTCCGCACAAAGTTAATTGGGCAAGGCGTCCCCCGCAAATCAAGCTGGGCATCAGGAGTGGGTTTGGGCGTCGATTCGGCTAAGTTACTCATCCGCGAAACAGCCCTCCTAAGAAGCCTTCTATGCCACCTTTCCCGGT includes the following:
- the rsgA gene encoding small ribosomal subunit biogenesis GTPase RsgA, translated to MSVFPCDSKLSPGATPLWGTVVAVQANFYQVQLEPGLKVGTLKVEGLEDDVQSEHPQPKTDIQPSNIQPVTLLCTRRTRLKKIGQRVMVGDRVVVEEPDWEGQRGAIAEVLPRKTQLDRPPVANADEILLVFALADPPLDPYQLTRFLVKAESTELGICLCLNKKDLVSDEQLEEWTCRLRNWGYQPVLISVHTHQGLEELSKQLNHKITIFAGPSGVGKSSLINQLIPDVNVRVAAVSGKLSRGRHTTRHVELFDLPTGGLLADTPGFNQPDIDCPPEELAQYFPEARHRLATGRCQFSDCLHRDEPNCAVRGDWERYEYYLDLLEDAIAWQERLHQQADPESSMKAKTKGKGQTHYEPKLESKKYRRRSRRSQHQALEDVYQDSEE
- a CDS encoding sulfurtransferase TusA family protein produces the protein MSNLAESTPKPTPDAQLDLRGTPCPINFVRTKLAIEQMTPGALLEVWLDPGEPIEQVPDSLVMEGYLIESVEDRSGYFALNVRRPIAPA